TGCAGGTGATGACGTCGGCGTAGGGCAGGTCCACATCGGGCATGAAGGTGCAGACAACGTCGAGGGGGTCCGTGTCGTCAATGTACAGGTCCCCCGATATCACGCCGGTCGGCGAGGGGCCGTCGGTACTGAAGGCCAGGGCGAAGCCGTGGACTTTCTTCGAGGTGTCCTCGACGGTGAACTCGATGGTCGCCACGTCCACCCCGGAGATGTCGTCCACCACGTGGAATGTGATTATCATGCCCACGGGCACGCCCTCGGCGCCGTCCTCGGGGTCCATGTCGGTCACCTCGGGCGGACGGAAGTCCTCGCCGGGGTCGTCCTCCCAGTAGCAACGGAGCATGAAGTCGCCGAAGAGTGTGGTTCTGCCCCAGGAGCCCTGGTAACCCGTCCAGTCATGCGTACCGGATACCGCGTCCACGCCCATCGAATCACAATTTGGATAGTCGCCGAACTGCTCGAAGGCGACGTAGAAGGTGCTGGTGGACAGGGGGACGGCGGTGTCGAGCCACTCCATGTAGCCCGGCTCATCGAATCCCATATAAGTCCGGTCGAGGTCCACGCCGGGATACCCCCCGTCGTCGTCGAAGACATGCATGTAGCAGCCCTGGTAGGTGCCGTCGGGCCAGTTCGGGTATGTCACGGCCCCGTAGGCGGTGACCAGGGCGTCGGCGACACCGCCGGTCTTCTGGTCGTCGAACTGGACGGCCCACATGTCGCCGCCGGTCCACCAGCACCACCCGCTGGTCAGGATGCCGTCGTCCCAGTAGAACTCGTATTCCGTCGGCGGGCCGGGGTGGGCGTTACAGGCGGGTCCGGTGGTGGTTAAGGCGTTGAAGGCCAGGCATGGCGCTACGACGAACAACAAAAGCAGTCGTTTCATGTGCCCCCACTTTCCCAACACGACTTATAAAATACTACATTTTCTCTCCGGGTGCAAGAAGAGGGACGACCGCGGCCGCTCCTCATCCAGTTTGAAAAATCTTCTAGTACAACGCCTTAACCCGCCCCCAGGTGATCTCCTCGACGGCGGGCAGCCCGTCCTCCCAGTAGCAGCGGAGCATGAAGTCACCGAACATGGTGGTGGGGGCCCAGGAGTCCTGGTAGCCGGTCCAGTTGTGCGTACCGGCCGCGCCGTCCACGTAGATTGAATCGCAGTTCGAGTAGCTACCTATCTGCTCGAAGGCGATGTAGAAGGTGCCGGTGGTCACGTTGAGGGGATCGGTCTCCGGGGGTGTCCACTCGAATCCGCTGATCTCGAGCGGGCAGTAGGTGCGGTCCAGCTCGCCGCCCGGATAGCCGCCCAGGTCCCCGAAGGTGTGCATGTAGCAGCCCTGGCCCGACCCATCCGGCCAGCCCGACGAATAGGAGTAAACACCGTAGAGGTTGATCACGCCGGGCTCGCCGCCGGTTTTGACATCGTCGAACTGCACGGCCCAGTAGTTGCCGCCGCCGGTGTACCAGCACCAGCCGCTGCTCATAATGCCGTCGTCCCAGTAGAACTCGTACTCCGTGGGGGGCTGGGGATGGGCGTTCGGGGGGGCGCTGACGGTCTGCACGGCGTTGGCGGCCAGGGTCGCCGCGGCGAGAAACAGTATCCAGAAAAGCTTTTTCATCACCACTCCTCGTCAATCAGTAGTTCGAAGGATACTAGCCTAAGGATATCCTCATTTATAGTATAACGTCCCGGCGTTCAATTTTCCAAGCAATAAAAAAGGCGGCCGCTCGGCCGCCCGTTTTTTTATCCAACGAGAATCGGTACAGCGCCTTCACACACCCCAGTTCGTCAAAACCGCCCCCGCCCCGCCCGCGGGTGCTAGTAGAGCGCCTTGATCTCGCCCCAGGTGCTGTTTTTCACCCCGACGTCCTCGGTCGAGAAATCCCAGACGATGTCATTGTGGGTTTCGTTGCCCAGCGCGTCGGCCAGGCCGGCGGCCACGGTGCAGGTGATGGTGTCGGTATAGGGCAGGTCGTCGTCGGGAGTGAATTTGCAGACGACGTCGAGGGGGTCTATGTCGTCAACGTGCAGGACCCCCGATATCACGCCGGTCGGGGAAAGGCCGCCGACGCTGAAGGTCGGGGCGAAACTGTGGATGTTCCTCGATGTGTCCTCCACGGTGAACTCGATGG
This genomic interval from bacterium contains the following:
- a CDS encoding Ig-like domain-containing protein, coding for MKRLLLLFVVAPCLAFNALTTTGPACNAHPGPPTEYEFYWDDGILTSGWCWWTGGDMWAVQFDDQKTGGVADALVTAYGAVTYPNWPDGTYQGCYMHVFDDDGGYPGVDLDRTYMGFDEPGYMEWLDTAVPLSTSTFYVAFEQFGDYPNCDSMGVDAVSGTHDWTGYQGSWGRTTLFGDFMLRCYWEDDPGEDFRPPEVTDMDPEDGAEGVPVGMIITFHVVDDISGVDVATIEFTVEDTSKKVHGFALAFSTDGPSPTGVISGDLYIDDTDPLDVVCTFMPDVDLPYADVITCTVAAGLADAFGNETRHDIVWSFGTEDNPGVENCTWGEIKALY